A genomic stretch from Vanrija pseudolonga chromosome 6, complete sequence includes:
- the PGA_1 gene encoding Pepsin A: protein MYFARQNDSAFAPPSFRSQNGGVLTLGGLNTDLFVGEINYIPLSRSTVRNNSHFFWEIPLDHAEYGGRQFSMSTVAIVDTGNPFSTVPADLFRAIYGSLPGAVLSKTDEGRYTFPCSSADAQLRPLTVTLNGLQYTIPPEDLAFRTSASSETCISGLDPMDDRYP from the exons ATGTACTTTGCCAGGCAGAATGACTCGGCGTTCGCCCCGCCAAGCTTCCGATCTCAGAATGGGGGCGTCCTCACCCTGGG AGGACTCAACACCGACCTGTTCGTCGGGGAGATCAACTACATCCCTTTGTCACGATCGACGGTCCGTAACAACTCTCACTTCTTCTGGGAGATCCCACTCGATCATGCCGAGTACGGCGGGCGCCAGTTCAGTATGAGCACAGTTGCCATCGTCGACACGGGCAACCCGTTCTCAACAGTACCCGCCGATCTGTTCAGGGCCATCTACGGATCGCTCCCGGGTGCTGTTCTCTCTAAGACGGATGAAGGTCGTTACACCTTCCCCTGCAGTTCAGCAGACGCCCAGCTTCGGCCCCTGACGGTGACGCTCAATGGCCTCCAGTACACCATCCCTCCCGAAGACCTGGCCTTCCGTACCTCAGCGTCCAGCGAGACGTGCATATCTGGACTCGATCCAATGGATGATAGATACCCGTGA
- the PGC_1 gene encoding Gastricsin, translating into MHAALYVLALVVAAPHAAAFLPRADDGPVHLTLHNTEPRQRGIEADNSAVLRRFGLHRRQGDSLDASLTNHFQQRYSVKVAIGPGLWVYDSGCTPEVCASHSGGFDASTSSSYTLNNRTGLRPGVQFINSYCHGLWGWDTVGIGSSKVPQASPQSAEAYPFCMCPPGIYEPPGVIGFSWPIPNYPDPLWTFLVKDWKDKRFGVYLAHQNETDLVPADPNGGVLTLGGVNNALFTGEINYVPNVAFLGPNHTFWAVMVDSATVGSSTSAQSTLAIVDTGSPLSGVPPAVYRAVYAGVTGMVLFSQQAGINIFPCESAGSVSPLDITLGGVKYTIPAKDLYRTYGTSTSSRLPPGFTPGPSGQICGTQLQLLDPLKHGYDWMFGDVILRNLYQVYQYDPLAIGFARVADGAQAAVAAGATGSSTPTTSAGVGVGGAAGTGFGVDTTQAASNTAAPTATRLPSSARPLLTGASAVLFGVAASLLA; encoded by the exons atgcacgccgcgctctACGTCCTtgcgctggtggtggcggcgccgcacgccgctgcgttcctgccgcgcgccgacgacgggccagTGCACCTCACCCTCCACAACACTGAgccgcggcagcgcggcATCGAGGCGGACAACAGTGCCGTCCTGCGCCGCTTCGGGCTCCACAGACGACAAGGTGACAGCTTGGACGCGAG CCTCACGAACCACTTCCAGCAGCGGTACAGCGTCAAAGTCGCCATCGG CCCGGGCCTGTGGGTGTACGACAGCGGGTGCACACCCGAGGTATGCGCCAGCCACTCGGGCGGCTTTGACGCTtctacctcgtcgagctACACGCTCAACAACCGCACCGGCCTACGGCCCGGCGTTCAGTTCATCAACTCGTACTGTCACGGCCTGTGGGGGTGGGACACTGTCGGTATAGGAAGCTCGAAGGTCCCGCAGGCGTCCCCGCAGTCGGCTGAGGCGTACCCCTTCTGTATGTGCCCCCCCGG CATATACGAGCCGCCGGGCGTCATCGGCTTCTCGTGGCCGATCCCAAACTATCCCGACCCGCTGTGGACCTTCCTCGTCAAGGACTGGAAGGACAAGCGCTTCGGCGTGTACCTTGCGCACCAGAACGAGACTGACCTGGTCCCCGCGGACCCGAACGGCGGGGTGCTGACGCTTGG CGGTGTGAACAACGCCTTGTTCACCGGAGAGATCAACTACGTGCCGAATGTGGCCTTTCTAGGCCCCAACCACACGTTCTGGGCGGTCATggtcgactcggcgacggtcggcagctcgacctcggcgcaGTCAACactcgccatcgtcgacaCGGGCTCGCCGCTGTCTGGCGTCCCGCCGGCGGTCTACCGCGCAGTGTACGCCGGCGTGACCGGCATGGTGCTCTTCAGTCAACAGGCGGGGATTAACATCTTCCCGTGCGAGTCGGCAGGCTCGGTCTCGCCCTTGGACatcacgctcggcggcgtcaagtACACCATCCCCGCGAAGGACCTGTACCGCACCTATGGGACCAGCACCTCGAGCAGACTGCCGCCGGGCTTCACCCCCGGCCCGAGCGGCCAGATCTGCGGCacgcagctgcagctgcttgACCCGTTAAAGCACGG CTATGACTGGATGTTCGGAGACGTCATCCTTCGAAATCTCTATCAGGTGTACCAGTACGACCCGCTCGCCATCGGCttcgcgcgcgtcgccgatgGCGCACaagcggcagtggcagctGGAGCAACAGGGAGCTCGACCCCAACGACATCGGCTGGTGTCGGGGTTGGCGGTGCGGCAGGAACAGGGTTCGGGGTAGATACGACCCAGGCGGCATCGAACACCGCAgcaccgac
- the PGC_0 gene encoding Gastricsin, whose product MTALLTAVLALLLAAPQVAAGDGGPVHLQLLPSRNLARLHPEDVSKAQALRRDIIFRDFERPGNWKRQTGKSDWVVANRANSRYSVLMAFGRLGDKEMDVLIPGYRTPPQDFLIDIDTGSSELWVYDNSCTAVKCGAHSSGFDASKSSTYKDAGVLGEVQYVSSYCRGPAGYDTIGITNGLTGSQRSTVTVNQQLFC is encoded by the exons ATGACGGCGCTTCTCACTGCCGTGTTGGCCCTCCTGCTCGCAGCCCCGCAGGTCGCTGCCGGTGACGGCGGGCCGGTTCACCTTCAGCTCCTGCCGTCGCGGAATTTGGCCCGGCTCCATCCCGAAGACGTCTCGAAAGCGCAAGCCCTGCGACGCGACATCATCTTCCGCGACTTCGAGCGTCCCGGGAATTGGAAGCGCCAGACGGGCAAGTCAGactgggt AGTTGCGAACAGGGCGAACAGCCGGTACTCGGTCCTGATGGCGTTTGG CCGTCTGGGCGATAAGGAGATGGACGTGCTGATCCCGGGCTACAGGACGCCCCCACAGGACTTCCTTATAGATATCGATACGGGCAGCTCAGAGCTCTGGGTGTACGACAACTCGTGCACGGCTGTCAAATGCGGTGCCCATTCAAGTGGGTTCGATGCAAGCAAGTCTTCGACATACAAGGACGCCGGGGTCCTGGGCGAGGTTCAATACGTTAGCTCGTATTGTCGTGGTCCAGCTGGCTACGACACAATCGGGATTACCAACGGTCTCACCGGGTCGCAGCGCTCGACTGTCACGGTCAATCAGCAACTCTTCTGTTAG
- the PAG_2 gene encoding Pregnancy-associated glycoprotein, whose amino-acid sequence MYITTLALVLALAVTEPSSALFSRDDGGPVHLQLTPPPEVPVSVEHAAQQIARRREILYGQNRRQSAAPDVPTPPQEFDLVVDTGSAWTWVWDSSSTPTTCGNHTGGFDASKSSTYLLNDTLNNPPYGPVPVVFVSSYCRGTWGQDTVGLTNGLGVAAGSMATASNFVFKGNTTSQTWEPPGLLGFAFQTPGLPRPFWYELLNTWRDRRFSIFLGNVNQNTTTPIVGRNGGVLTLGGVNTDLFTGNINYVPLSQRFYRQGQPGFWEVAVTGAEHGGKVFGNNTVAVLDTGSPVSWVPQDLFTAVYSGLTGVQQIKDQDGQAPHYLFPCSSASQLTDITFAVGGEKYTIPGTALSSYDHDDGSTAMCSSLLVPNQQQPSPSGAPPGSTPEDWLLGDGFLRSVYTVYQWSPPAVGFAKLSQKALTSTPSIVNPSPDGAAATGSATGSATATPSKAPSGASRTMVNLCVVILSLMVAACILHPVV is encoded by the exons ATGTACATCACGACACTGGCACTGGTACTGGCGCTGGCCGTCACCGAGCCATCGTCGGCGCTCTTCtctcgcgacgacggcggccccGTCCATCTCCAACTTACTCCTCCGCCGGAGGTTCCCGTCAGCGTCGAGCACGCAGCGCAACAGATcgcccggcggcgtgagATCCTCTATGGGCAAAACAGGCGGCAGTCTGCCGCCCCCGACGTCCC CACCCCGCCACAAGAATTCGACTTGGTCGTTGATACCGGGTCCGCGTGGACGTGGGTTTGGGACAGCTCGTCCACCCCCACGACGTGCGGCAATCACACTGGCGGATTTGACGCCTCCAAGTCGTCAACTTACTTGCTCAACGACACCCTCAACAACCCGCCGTACGGCCCTGTCCCGGTCGTGTTCGTGAGCAGCTACTGCCGCGGAACATGGGGGCAGGATACGGTCGGCCTCACCAACGGCCTGGGGGTGGCCGCGGGCAGTATGGCAACTGCATCCAACTTCGTATTCA AGGGCAATACGACAAGCCAAACGTGGGAGCCACCGGGACTCCTCGGCTTCGCATTCCAAACGCCTGGGCTCCCCAGGCCGTTCTGGTACGAGCTTCTCAACACCTGGAGGGATCGGCGCTTCAGCATCTTCCTCGGCAACGTCAACCAGAACACCACGACACCCATTGTCGGCCGGAACGGGGGTGTCCTGACTCTTGG TGGCGTCAACACCGACCTGTTCACCGGCAACATCAACTATGTGCCCCTCAGCCAGCGGTTCTATAGGCAGGGCCAGCCTGGATTCTGGGAAGTTGCGGTCactggcgccgagcacggtgGTAAGGTGTTCGGCAACAACACGGTCGCAGTTCTCGACACTGGTTCTCCGGTCTCTTGGGTCCCGCAGGACCTCTTCACCGCGGTGTATAGCGGCCTTACGGGCGTGCAGCAGATCAAGGATCAAGATGGACAGGCACCACACTACCTCTTCCCTtgctcgtcggcatcccAGCTCACGGACATCACTTTCGCCGTTGGGGGTGAAAAGTACACTATTCCTGGCacggcgttgtcgtcgtacGACCACGATGATGGCTCCACTGCGATGTGCTCGAGTCTGCTGGTGCCGaatcagcagcagcccagtCCCAGCGGCGCACCTCCAGGTAGTACACC AGAAGACTGGCTTCTCGGTGACGGGTTCCTTCGCTCCGTGTACACCGTGTATCAGTGGTCACCACCTGCGGTGGGCTTTGCCAAGCTGTCGCAGAAAGCCCTGACGAGTACGCCGTCTATCGTGAATCCGTCTCCAGATGGAGCAGCTGCTACTGGCTCTGCTACTGGCTCTGCTACTGCGACACCTTCCAAAGCGCCGTCCGGGGCCAGTAGGACGATGGTCAACCTTTGCGTGGTCATCCTCAGTCTTATGGTCGCAGCATGTATACTGCACCCCGTGGTCTAA
- the PAG2_1 gene encoding Pregnancy-associated glycoprotein 2: protein MGWSRYGTSSPFSLWMRLVSGWKDQRFGIYLAKQKLPLGQELSDSDPNGGVLTLGGVNTKLFTGDINYVPLSKRASPNVTVREWGIDVDGVEIGSNQFPGGTYALIDTGAPVSYVHQDVYKAVYANVSGLKHYLSRSGYAYDLFPCASMAGLPPLVLTLGGVQYSIPSEDLAIYVGNQQQGGEAVKYCRNSLEATPQEYLSQWADSNAAYGVLTLFALLRFDWILGVHFLRHVYSVWQYSPPAIGFAKLSPEAASATTSATGSGVAGGGSATTAPSSTATKAPSGASSKAAGLSVMAIGVVLAVLA, encoded by the exons ATGGGCTGGTCGCGTTATGGAACCTCGTCTCCATTCTCGCTGTGGATGAGGTTGGTCTCCGGGTGGAAAGACCAGCGGTTCGGCATCTACCTTGCCAAGCAGAAGTTGCCTCTTGGACAGGAGCTCTCCGACTCTGATCCCAATGGTGGTGTGCTCACACTGGG TGGGGTCAACACCAAACTATTCACTGGTGACATCAACTATGTCCCGTTGAGCAAGAGGGCTTCCCCCAACGTCACGGTGAGAGAATGGGGTATCGACGTCGATGGGGTCGAGATCGGTAGCAACCAGTTCCCTGGCGGTACTTATGCCCTGATAGACACCGGTGCTCCTGTTTCGTACGTTCATCAAGACGTATACAAAGCCGTCTACGCCAACGTGTCGGGCCTGAAGCACTATCTATCTCGGTCGGGGTACGCGTACGACCTTTTCCCATGCGCATCAATGGCAGGCTTACCTCCGCTGGTGTTAACGCTCGGCGGAGTGCAGTACTCTATCCCATCAGAGGACCTCGCCATCTATGTGGGGAATCAGCAACAAGGCGGAGAGGCAGTAAAGTATTGCAGGAACTCCTTGGAAGCCACGCCACAAGAATACCTATCTCAGTGGGCTGACTCGAACGCCGCGTACGGTGTGCTGACGCTTTTTGCTCTGCTCAGATTCGACTGGATCCTTGGCGTTCATTTCCTCAGGCATGTGTACTCGGTATGGCAGTACTCGCCCCCTGCCATCGGGTTCGCAAAGCTGTCCCCGGAGGCAGCGTCAGCAACAACGAGTGCGACGGGCTCAGGCGTGGCTGGGGGAGGCAGCGCCACAACCGCCCCGTCAAGCACGGCAACCAAGGCGCCGTCCGGTGCGAGCTCGAAGGCGGCCGGCCTCAGCGTCATGGCTAttggcgtcgtgctcgccgttcTGGCCTGA
- the Pgc_1 gene encoding Gastricsin — MTLSTASALVVALVALAAPTNAFLPRSNDGGPVHLSLRTPRSFIPNAENGAQQQAMRRDSFLAATGQHHKRQDASSFSTKTPPQDFRLFVDTMVEFTWVYDSSCTADKCMGNVGGFDTSKSSTYTANATFNNQPGGPPGVEAAGNWCNGTWGRDIVGITNGLSGADRKNESLPNFYFMQCKVGGLDANYTGRAPGILGMLSPNLNKTTLFAKLATGWKDQRFAMQFSKQVAPNGLLKSEDPSGGTLTLGGVNTNLFTGDINYLPLSDKWLKIRNGTHLFWDFAIDVVEYGGKQYRSTNGNGTTGVVHTVATQSLVPRELWNDIYTKLPGVQLINNSGPQEYYAFPCNSSSQLSPLDFTMGGKNYSIHPAPCIPHTKRFCRQPRLTDGAWVSFHPRWKRRYHCGCNTDITSTRDSWDYTFGLPFLRELYTVFQFSPPAVGFAQLSASAAANHTATGTGSTPSPTNPSGSSSMLVNFGVVALGLAVATMI, encoded by the exons ATGACTCTATCAACCGCATCCGCCTTGGTGGTGGCCCTCGTGGCCCTCGCCGCACCGACCAACGCATTTCTCCCCCGAAGCAACGATGGAGGACCTGTCCACCTCTCCCTGAGGACACCGCGCAGCTTCATCCCCAACGCTGAGAATGGAGCTCAGCAGCAGGCGATGCGACGCGACTCCTTTCTGGCAGCCACTGGCCAGCACCATAAGCGTCaggacgcgtcgtcgttcaGCACCAA GACTCCGCCACAGGACTTCCGTCTCTTCGTGGACACTATGGTTGAATTCACATGGGTGTACGACTCGTCATGCACGGCCGACAAGTGCATGGGTAACGTTGGAGGATTTGACACGAGCAAGTCGTCAACCTATACGGCCAATGCCACCTTCAACAATCAGCCCGGCGGCCCTCCCGGTGTAGAGGCAGCGGGGAACTGGTGTAATGGCACATGGGGACGCGATATAGTTGGAATCACGAACGGACTCAGCGGAGCTGATCGAAAGAACGAATCTCTCCCCAACTTCTACTTCA TGCAGTGCAAGGTCGGTGGCCTGGATGCCAACTACACCGGGAGAGCGCCTGGAATCCTCGGTATGCTGTCTCCGAACCTAAACAAAACGACCTTGTTCGCAAAGCTCGCTACTGGATGGAAAGACCAGCGGTTCGCTATGCAATTTTCAAAGCAGGTGGCACCAAACGGCCTGTTGAAGTCGGAGGACCCAAGTGGCGGCACTTTGACTCTTGG CGGTGTAAACACGAACCTCTTCACAGGCGACATCAACTACCTTCCCCTCAGCGACAAGTGGCTTAAGATTCGCAACGGCACTCACCTGTTCTGGGATTTCGCGATCGATGTGGTCGAATATGGAGGCAAGCAATACCGAAGCACCAACGGAAATGGAACAACTGGCGTCGTACACACTGTCGCCACCCAATCATTAGTGCCAAGGGAGCTTTGGAACGATATCTACACCAAGCTCCCTGGTGTCCAGCTTATCAACAACTCAGGCCCTCAGGAATACTACGCGTTCCCGTGCAACTCTTCATCTCAACTCAGTCCTCTCGACTTCACTATGGGGGGGAAGAATTATTCCATCCACCCAGCGCCCTGTATACCCCATACGAAGCGATTTTGTCGTCAACCCAGGCTAACGGATGGTGCATGGGTCTCCTTTCACCCCAGATGGAAGAGGA GGTATCACTGCGGCTGCAATACTGATATCACATCTACTAGGGACAGCTGGGACTACACGTTTGGCCTTCCGTTCCTTCGAGAGCTGTACACTGTGTTCCAGTTCTCTCCCCCAGCCGTCGGGTTTGCTCAgttgtcggcgagcgccgcggccaaccACACTGCCACTGGCACTGGTAGCACACCTTCTCCTACCAATCCCTCGGGTTCCAGTTCGATGCTTGTCAACTTCGGTGTTGTCGCCCTAGGCCTTGCTGTTGCTACGATGATCTGA